The following are encoded in a window of Cytophagia bacterium CHB2 genomic DNA:
- a CDS encoding pyridoxal-phosphate dependent enzyme, which produces MTFPTLTDIRAAAERIKPHAHRTPVMTCESIDRMVNAQLFFKCENLQKIGAFKFRGACNAVFSLSESELARGVATHSSGNHAAALSLAARLRGAPAFIVMPKTAPRIKKLAVEGYGGKIVFCEPTLAAREATLARVVAETGATVVHPFNDERVIAGQGTATLELLQEVDDVDVVLAPVGGGGLLSGTAIAVAGISPQTKVIAAEPAGADDAYRSLQEGKIMPSTNPKTIADGLLTSLCELTFGIIRGHVQQIVTVSEQNIITAMRHIWERMKIIVEPSAAVVLGALLENKFDFAGKRLGLILSGGNCDLEKLPWLPQ; this is translated from the coding sequence ATGACATTTCCCACTTTGACTGACATTCGCGCCGCGGCCGAGCGCATCAAGCCGCATGCGCATCGCACGCCGGTGATGACATGCGAGAGCATCGATCGCATGGTCAATGCTCAACTGTTTTTTAAGTGTGAAAATTTGCAGAAAATCGGGGCGTTCAAGTTTCGCGGCGCGTGCAACGCGGTGTTCTCGTTGAGTGAATCAGAACTGGCGCGAGGAGTTGCGACACATTCTTCCGGCAATCATGCAGCAGCCTTGTCGCTGGCGGCCAGATTGCGTGGCGCGCCGGCCTTCATCGTCATGCCTAAAACCGCGCCGCGTATCAAGAAGCTGGCGGTGGAAGGCTACGGCGGCAAGATTGTTTTCTGTGAGCCAACTCTGGCGGCGCGTGAAGCAACCCTGGCGCGAGTCGTGGCAGAAACCGGCGCAACCGTGGTGCATCCGTTCAATGATGAACGCGTTATCGCGGGACAGGGCACGGCTACGCTGGAATTGTTGCAAGAAGTGGATGATGTCGACGTTGTGCTGGCGCCGGTGGGCGGAGGCGGGTTGTTGAGCGGCACCGCCATCGCAGTTGCCGGGATTTCACCGCAAACAAAAGTAATTGCCGCTGAACCGGCCGGCGCAGATGATGCCTATCGTTCGCTGCAGGAGGGCAAGATCATGCCTTCGACCAATCCCAAAACGATTGCAGACGGCTTGCTCACCTCGCTGTGTGAATTGACTTTTGGCATTATTCGCGGTCACGTGCAACAAATCGTAACCGTCAGCGAGCAGAACATCATTACCGCGATGCGGCACATTTGGGAACGCATGAAAATCATCGTTGAACCTTCAGCGGCAGTTGTGCTGGGCGCGCTGTTGGAAAACAAATTCGATTTTGCCGGCAAGCGCCTGGGCTTGATTCTCTCCGGCGGTAATTGCGATTTGGAAAAGCTGCCCTGGCTGCCGCAGTGA
- a CDS encoding response regulator, whose protein sequence is MSAIRSARGQKQDKIAALDAGADDYLTKPFGVGELLARLRVALRHAARAAGEPEDPVIVLGELRIDLARRQVFLAETEIHLTPIEFKLLATLAKHAGKVLTHQQLLKEAWGQTHSQESHNLRVHIAQLRRKLEADTARPRYLLTEPGVGYRLRDEGVK, encoded by the coding sequence ATGTCCGCAATACGCTCCGCGCGCGGTCAGAAGCAGGATAAAATCGCCGCGCTCGATGCCGGCGCGGATGACTATCTCACCAAACCGTTCGGCGTTGGCGAATTGCTGGCGCGGCTGCGGGTGGCGCTGCGTCATGCCGCCCGCGCGGCCGGCGAACCCGAAGATCCCGTGATCGTGTTGGGCGAATTGCGTATCGATCTGGCGCGGCGACAAGTGTTCTTGGCCGAAACCGAAATTCACCTCACGCCCATCGAATTCAAATTGCTCGCAACATTGGCAAAACATGCCGGCAAGGTTTTAACGCATCAACAATTGCTAAAAGAAGCGTGGGGTCAAACGCACAGCCAGGAAAGCCACAATTTGCGCGTTCATATCGCGCAGTTGCGGCGCAAACTTGAGGCAGATACCGCGCGCCCGCGCTATTTGCTCACTGAGCCGGGGGTGGGTTACAGACTAAGAGATGAAGGAGTGAAATAA
- a CDS encoding DUF2442 domain-containing protein, with protein sequence MARIHDIQSVEADENYLYLDVDGKSYRIRWKDCSLRSANANLDQRKRFEVAPSGYGIHWPEIDEDLAISPLLQHAETLGMEILEANSQ encoded by the coding sequence ATGGCCAGAATCCATGACATCCAGTCGGTTGAAGCGGACGAGAATTATTTATACCTCGACGTTGACGGCAAATCGTATCGCATCCGATGGAAAGACTGTTCGTTGAGATCGGCAAATGCCAACCTGGATCAACGAAAGCGTTTTGAGGTTGCGCCCTCCGGCTATGGCATTCATTGGCCGGAGATCGACGAAGACCTGGCAATTTCGCCATTACTTCAACATGCCGAAACTTTGGGAATGGAAATTTTGGAGGCAAATTCCCAATAA
- a CDS encoding helix-turn-helix transcriptional regulator — translation MKNRLRVLRAERDWSQAELAEKLGVSRQTINAIETEKYDPSLPLAFKMARLFGQRIEEIFELAEESSA, via the coding sequence ATGAAAAACCGGCTACGCGTGCTGCGCGCCGAACGCGACTGGTCGCAAGCAGAGTTGGCGGAAAAGCTTGGGGTGTCGCGCCAGACCATCAACGCCATCGAAACGGAAAAATACGATCCGAGTTTGCCGCTCGCCTTTAAAATGGCGCGCTTGTTCGGCCAGCGCATCGAGGAAATTTTTGAGTTGGCGGAGGAATCGTCTGCTTAA